In Paramicrobacterium humi, the genomic stretch TGACCGCGAGGTCGATGCCGCGGGCAGCGGCGGCGCGACGCACGCGCAGCGCCACGAACGTCGACGACGCTCCGGCACCGCACGCCACAAGGATCTTCACTGTTCCGCCTGCTTTCAGCTCCAGCCTCCACTCTCGCCCGCGGGTCGTGTCGGGGCCAGCACGCAACCTTCCGCCGGGGAGGAAGGCGCCGGGGCCCCGGAAATCCCGCACGCGAGCGCAGAAGCTGGTTGACTCGATACCGGGGACAGACAGGAGCGGCGTGAGCAAGGACCGGCAGAGCAGCCTCATGGGACTGCTCGTGCGCTCGCACGAGTGGCTCACCGCCGCCGACCTCGCCGACGCCATCGGCGTGACCCCGCGCAGCATCCGCAGCTACATCGCGGCGCTCAAGACGCAGGCGGAGCCGCACACGATCATCGACTCCGGTCCCGAGGGGTACCGGCTCAACGCGGAGGGCTACGCCGCGTTCCGGGCTCAGACGGGAAGCATCGCGCCCGGCGACGCGCCGCGGGAGCGGCTGTACCGGCTCGTGCGACTGCTCGTGGACGCCGACGACGGCGTCGACGTGTACGACACCGCCGCCGCCCTGTTCGTGAGCGACTCGACGCTCGAGGCCGACCTCACCCGCGTGCGCGGTCTCATCGCTGACACGGGCCTCGCGGTGCGCCGTGCCGGCAGCCGCGTGTCGCTCGTGGGCTCGGAGCTCGCGCAGCGCCGCCTGCTCTCCCGCCTCTTCCGGGAGGAGTCGGAGCACGGCATGGCCGCGCTCGACGCGATCCAGCGCGAGTTCGAGTCGGAGAGCCTCGGCTCGTTCAAGACCGACCTGATCGCGGCGCTCGAGCGGCACGGCTACTACATCAACGACTACGGCATGGACAACGTGCTGCTGCACATCGCGATCGCCGCCGACCGCGCGGGCAAGCACCAGCCCATCGGCGACACGGGCAAGTCGACGGGCGCGGAGGCCGAGCTCGGCGGCATCCTGCGCTCTCTCGCGGCCACGCACTTCTCCCCCGGCCTCGACGAGAGCGACATCCGGTACCTCTCGTATCTGCTCGCGACGCGAGCCGTGGCTCCGGGGCCCGAATCGGCCGCCGCGGCCGCGGCATCCGACTATCTCTCCGACGACGACCTCGGCCGGATGCGCGCCATCGTCGCTCGCGCCGCGGAGGAGTACCTCGTCGACTTGAGCGACGAGGACTTCCTCACCCGGCTCACGCTGCACGTGCGGAACCTGCTCGAGCGCGCCGAGGACCAGGCGTTCTCCCGCAACCCGCTGACGAAGTCGATCAAGTCGGCGTACCCGATGATCTACGAGCTCGCCGTGTTCATCGCGAGCCAGCTGCACGACGCGACGGGCATCGACGTCAACGACGACGAGATCGCCTACATCGCCATGCACGTGGGCGCGCACTTGCACCAGCAGACGCGGCGCGACGACCTCGCGACGTGCATCATCGTGTGCCCCAACTACTACGACATGCAGGCGATGCTGCGCGAACGCGTCGCGCAGTCGCTCGGCGACGCCCTCGTCGTCACGCGCGTCATCGCCCGCAGCGACGTGCCGTGGGACCGGTTGGATGCCGAGATCGTGCTCACGACGATCGCGCCGCCCGTGCCGGCGGAGAACATCGTGCGGATCCAGCCGTTCTTCGGCCCCGGCGACGTCGACCGTGTGCGCGCAACGCTCAGCCGCGTGCGCCGGCAGGGCAGACGAGCGGCGATCCGCGACGAGCTGCTGCGCTACTTCGACGAGCGCCTGTTCGTGCGCGACGTGTCGGGGCTCGACGAGGAGGGCATGATCCGGCTGCTCGGCGCGCGCATGGCCGAGCTCGGCATCGTCGACGAGGCGTACGTGAGCGCGGCGATCGAGCGTGAGCGCATGTCGTCGACGGCGTTCACCGAGGCGCTCGCGGTGCCGCACGCGATGGCGATGACGGCAACGCGCACGTCGATCGCGATCGCGGTGAACGAGCACAGCCTGCCGTGGGGCGACGGTCGCGTGAACGTCGTCGCGTTCATCGCGTTCAGCGAGGCGGGTCGCGCGCAGTTCCAGGACGTGTTCGACCAGTTCGTCGAGGTGTTCTCGGAGCGCGAGGACGTGAACCGCATCATTCGCGCGAGCCGCGACTTCGCGGGGTTCATCGACGAGCTCGTGCGCACAATGGACGGCTGAGCGGGCGCTCGCCTTCGCTCTCGTGTCTTCCCCTGTCACGAAGTGCTCCCTCAGGGGCGTTCAGAGCGCACTTCGTGACAGGGGAAGTCGCCGCGGTCAGCCGGCGAGCAGCGCCTCGTTCATGCGGGCGGTCAGGTCGGCATCGACGTGCGTCGAGGCGCCATCGATCGCGGTGACCGGCACCACCAGGCGAACGCTCGAGACGAGCCACGCGGCGTCGGCGGAGCGCACCTCGTCGGCGAGCACGCGCCGCGACGCGGTCTGGCGGCCCTGGGCGCGGAGCCAGGCGAACAGCTCCTGCTGCGTCGTGCCGGGCAGGATGCCGTCGTCGGCGGCGGGCGTGACGAAGGTGTCGCCGATGCGCACGATGAGCGACGACGTCGGGCCCTCCATCGCGAATCCCTCGAGAGAGGTGAAGATGACGTCGTCGGCGCCACGGCGGCGCGCCTCGCGCAGCGCCGCCATGTTGGGCGCGTACGAGAGGGTCTTGGCTCCTGCGAGCATCCACGGTGCGCGGGAGTTGATGTTGATGGGCCAGCCGCGGTCGAGGAGCACGACGCGCACGCCGTCGACGCGTTCGCTGACGTGAGCGGGGCTCGGCTGGCCGACGATCCAGCACGTCGGCCCGGCGTCCGGGAGCCCGCGCGTGATCACAAGCCGGATGACGGCGGCTCCCGTGTCGGGAAGCTCTCGCGCTACGCGCTCGATCGCATTCAGCCACTGTCCCGGGTGCGGCGCGGGCAGGTCCATCTTCGCGGCCGAGGCCGCGAGCCGCTCGACGTGCGCCTCGGCCTTGCGCACGATGCCCGCGGTCATGCCGACGGTCTCGAAGACGCCGTCACCGCGAGTGGCACCGGCATCGTGGATGCTGAGCACGCGCTCCTCGGGCAGGATCGGGCGCAGGCGCGCCTCGAAGTCGGTGTCCGCGGAGTCTGCGGGCAGCGGGGTGATGAGGAACGCGCGTGCCATGCTCAGACGATACCGCCGCCGGCGGCATCCGATCGCTCAGGCGATGGGCGTGGGGGTGACCCCGAAGGGGGCGAGGCCCGCGGCTCCCCCGTCGGCGGCCGTGAGAACCCAGATGCCGTCCTTGTGCACGGCGACACTGTGCTCCCAGTGCGCGGCCATGCCGCCGTCGACGGTCGTGACGGTCCAGTCGTCGTCGAGCACCTGGGTGTCGGCGGAGCGCTCGACCATCATGGGCTCGATCGCGACGACGAGGCCCGGCTTCACGGCGGGGCCGGGCAGCCGCACGCGGTAGTTGAACACGGGCGGCTCCTCGTGCATGGAGCGTCCGATGCCGTGGCCGATGTAGTCCTCGATGATGCCGTACTCGCGGCCGTCGGCGTCGGGGTTGTCCTCGATGTAGCCTTGCACGGCGTCGCCGATCTCGCCGAGCTTCGCGGCGCGCGCGAGGCGTGCGATGCCGGCCCACATCGAGCCCTCCGTCGTGCGGGAGAGCCGCTCGCGGGCGGCGACGAGCTCGGGCCGATCGGGGTCGGGCACGACGACCGTGCACGCCGAGTCGCCGTTCCAGCCGCCGACGTCGGCGCCGCAGTCGATCGACACGATGTCGCCGGGCCGGATCACGCGGTCGCCCGGGATGCCGTGCACGACCTCGTCGTTCACCGACACGCACAGGGTGTGATGGTAGCCGGGCTCCATCTTGAAGTTCGGCTTGCCGCCGCCGGCGACGATGGTCTGCTCGGCGATGGCGTCGATCTCAAGCGTTGTCACGCCCCGCCGCACGGCCTCGCGCGCGGCGTCGAGGGCGCGGGCGGTGAGCAGCCCGGGCTCGCGCATGAGGCGCAGCTGCGCGGGCGACTTGTAGATCGAGCGGCGGACGGGGCGCATCAGGCGGAGACGGCGACGCCGCGCGAGGCGAGGGCGTCGAGCACGCGCGCGCTCACGTCGTCGATCGTGCCGAGGCCGTCGACGCTCACGACGAGACCGCGCTCGCGGTACGCCTCGATGACCGGCTCGGTCTGCTCGTGGTACACGTCCTGACGGTGCCGGATGACCTCTTCGGTGTCGTCGACGCGGCCCTGCTCGGCGGCGCGCTTGAGCAGTCGCGTGACGACCTCGTCGCGGTCGGCGGTGAGCTGCACGACGCCGTCGAGGGCGGTGCCGGATGCCGCGAGAATGCGGTCGAGCTCGGCGACCTGGTCCGCCGTGCGGGGGTATCCGTCGAGGAGGAAGCCGTTCGCGGCATCCGCCTGGCCCAGCCTGTCGGCGACGATCGCGTTCGTGAGCGAGTCGGGCACGTAGCCGCCGGTCGACACGATCGCGTCGATCTGCTTGCCGAGCTCGGTGCCGTCCTTGATGTTCTGGCGGAAGATGTCGCCGGTGGAGATCGCGGGGATCCCGAAGGTCGTGGCGATCACCGCCGCTTGAGTTCCCTTGCCGGCTCCGGGGGGCCCGACGATGAGCAGGCGCACACCGGGCTGTTCGGATGGAGAGGTCATCGCAGCAACCCTTCGTAGTGTCGCTGCTGCAGCTGCGAGTCGATCTGCTTGACCGTCTCGAGCCCAACACCGACGATGATGAGGATCGACGCGCCACCGAACGGGAAGTTCTGGTTGGCCCCGACTGTCGCGAGGGCGATCAGCGGGATCAGGGCGATCAATCCGAGGTAGAGCGAACCCGGCAGCGTGACGCGGGTCAGCACGTAGTCGAGGTAGTCGGCGGTGGGGCGCCCGGCGCGGATGCCGGGGATGAACCCGCCGTACTTCTTCATGTTGTCGGCGACCTCTTCGGGGTTGAAGGTGATCGCGACGTAGAAGTAGGTGAAGCCGACGATGAGCAGGAAGTACAGCGCCATGTAGAGCGGGTGGTCGCCCTTGGTGAGGTACGTCGTGATCCAGGTCACCCACGCGGCAGGCTCCTGCCCGGCGGCGGGCTGGTTGAACTGGGCGATGAGCGCGGGGAGGTACAGCAGCGAGGAGGCGAAGATGATCGGGATAACACCGGCCATGTTCACCTTGATGGGGATGTAGGTGCTGTTTCCGCCGTAGGTGCGGCGGCCCACCATGCGCTTCGCGTACTGCACGGGGATGCGGCGCTGCGACTGCTCGATGAACACGACGGCGATGACGATGACGATGCCGATCGCGAGCACGAGGAGGAACGTCTCGAAGCCGTGCGACTGCTGGATGGCCCAGAGCGAGCTCGGGAAGGTGGCGGCGATCGACGTGAAGATCAGCAGCGACATTCCGTTGCCGATGCCCTTCTCGGTGATGAGCTCGCCCATCCACATGATGAGGCCGGTCCCTGCGGTCATGGTGATGACCATGAGCAGCACGGCGTACCAGGTGTCGTCGGTGATCAGGGAGCTGCACTCGGCGCTCGAGTTCGTGCCGAAAAGTGCGCCGCTTCGCGCAACGGTGATGAGCGTCGTCGACTGCAGGACGCCGAGGAAGATCGTGAGGTAGCGGGTGTACTGCGTCAGCTTGCTCTGGCCCGCCTGGCCTTCCTTGTGGAGGGTCTCGAAGTGCGGGATGACGACGCGGAGCAGCTGGGTGATGATCGAGGCCGTGATGTACGGCATGATGCCGAGGGCGAAGATCGAGAGCTGGAGGAGCGCGCCACCGGAGAACAGGTTGACGAGCTCGTACAGGCCCTGCGTTCCCTGGTTCTGCGCGAGACACTTCTGCACGTTCTCGAAGTCGACGAACGGCGTCGGCACGAACGAGCCGAGTCGGTACAAGGCGATGATGCCGAGGGTGAAGCCGATCTTCCGACGCAAGTCGGGTGTGCGGAAGATCCGCGCAATAGCGCTAAACAACAAGGGCCTCCTGGGTTGAACCGTGGGGTACGGCTCGCCATGACGTTCTGAGCCGTCCGAAGTCGAAGGGCCCAGCAATCGAATCTAGCCGATTACTGGGCCCAGCGAACAATCGGGGCACGATTCACGCGAAACGAGCGAGCCGTACGACCGGTCGTGTTACTTGACGGAGCCGCCGGCGGCGACGATCTTCTGCTCCGCCGAACCCGAGACCTTGTCGACCTCGACGTTCAGCTTCACGGCGATGTCACCGTTGCCGAGAACCTTGACCTTCTCGTTCTTGCGAACGGCGCCCTTGGCCACGAGGTCGGAGACGGTGACGTCGCCGCCCTTCGGGTAGAGCTCGGCGAGGCGCTCGAGGTTCACGACCTGGTACTCCACACGGAACGGGTTCTTGAAGCCGCGCAGCTTCGGTGTGCGCATGTGCGCAGGAAGCTGGCCACCCTCGAAGCCCTGGCGGACCTGGTAGCGGGCCTTCGTGCCCTTGGTGCCGCGGCCCGCGGTCTTGCCCTTGGAACCCTCACCACGGCCGACGCGAGTGCGTGCGGTCTTGGAACCGGGCGCGGGGCGCAGGTGGTGCACCTTGAGAACCGGTACGCGAGGCTCCGCGGTCTCGTCGGCCTTCTTCGCCGCAGCCTTCTTGGCAGGGGCCTTCTTCTCGGCGGTGCTTGCAGCATCCGCCTTCTTCGCGGCCGGCTTCTTGGCGGGGGCCTTGGCGGCCTTCGTGGCGGGAGCGGTCGTCTCTTCCGTGACGTCCTTCTTCTCGTCAGCCATTAGTCGATCTCCTCAACCTTCACGAGGTGGGAAACAGTGTTGACGTAGCCGCGGTTCTGCGCGTTGTCCTCACGGACGACCACGTCGCCGATGCGCTTCAGCCCAAGGCTGCGCAGCGTGTCGCGCTGGTTCTGCTTCTCACTAACTTTGGACTTGATCTGCGTGACCTTCAGACGACCGGCCATTACGCACCTACCTTTGCTGCGGCAGCGGCCTCGGCGGCACGCGCTTCGATCTGCAGCAGCTTGGCAGGAGCGACCTCGTCATACTCCTTGCCGCGGCGGGCTGCAACAGCACGAGGCTCCTCGAGCTGCTTGAGCGCCGTGACGGTCGCGTGCACGATGTTGATGGTGTTCGACGAACCGAGCGACTTGCTCAGCACGTCGTGGATGCCCGCGCACTCGAGGACGGCGCGAACCGGACCACCGGCGATAACACCGGTACCGGCGGCCGCCGGACGCAGCAGCACGACGCCGGCCGCGGCCTCACCCTGGACGGGGTGCGGGATCGTGTTGGCGACGCGAGGCACGCGGAAGAAGTTCTTCTTCGCCTCCTCGACGCCCTTGGAGATCGCGAGGGGAACCTCGCGGGCCTTGCCGTAGCCGACACCCACAACGCCGTTGCCGTCGCCGACGACGACGAGGGCGGTGAAGCTGAAGCGACGTCCACCCTTCACGACCTTCGACACGCGGTTGATGGTGACGACGCGCTCGAGGAACTGGTTCTTGTCGTCGCGTCCGCCGCGGTCGCGACCGCCACGGTCACGGCCCTGGTTGCGGTCACGTCCGCCGCGGCGGTTGCCGCCACGCGTGTCCTCGGTGCGCGGCTCGGAACCGGCTGCCGTCTCGACAGGCTTCTCAGCAGTCTGGTCAGTAGCCACGTCCTGCTCCTTCTTTGCTTCGCTCACAGGTTCAGTCCACCCTCTCGAGCACCTTCGGCGATCGCCGCGACGCGCCCGGCGTAACGGTTACCACCACGGTCAAATACAACGGACTCGATCCCGGCCTGCTTGGCGCGCTCGGCAACCAGTTCGCCGACCTTCTTGGCCTTGGCGGACTTGTCGCCGTCGAACGAGCGCAGGTCCGACTCGAGAGTGGAGGCCGACACGATGGTCTGGCCCTTGGCGTCGTCCACGACCTGCACGAACACGTGACGTGCCGAGCGGTTGACAACGAGACGGGGACGGTCCGCAGTGCCCGCGATCTTCTTGCGAAGACGTGCGTGACGACGGTCGCGGGCTGACGACTTGGTCTTGACAGCCATGCTTACTTACCAGCCTTTCCGGCCTTGCGGCGAATGACCTCGCCGGCGTAGCGCACACCCTTGCCCTTGTACGGCTCGGGCTTGCGGATCTTACGAATGTTGGCTGCGGTCTCGCCGACAGCCTGCTTGTCGATGCCCGACACCGTGAGCTTGTTGTTGCCCTCGACGGTGAACGAGATGCCCGCGGGCGGCTCGACGACGACGGGGTGCGAGAAGCCGAGCGCGAACTCGATCGACTGGCCCTTCTGCTGCACGCGGTAACCGGTGCCGACGACCTCGAGGCCCTTGGAGTAGCCCTGGGTGACGCCGATGATGTTGTTGGCGATGAGCGTGCGGGTCAGGCCGTGGAGCGAACGAGACTCGCGCTCTTCGTCCGGACGGCTGACGACGACCTGGCCGTCATCGACCTTCGCGACGATCGGGGCGGCGACGGCGAGCGTCAGCTCGCCCTTCGGGCCCTTGACCGTGACGTTCTGGCCATCAATCGTGACATCGACCCCGGCGGGGATTTCGATGGGAAGCTTTCCAATACGTGACATGACGCGTTACCACACGTAGGCGAGGACTTCCCCGCCGACGCCCTTCTTCTCGGCCTCGCGGTCCGTCAGAAGACCGGAGGAGGTGGACAGGATGGCGACGCCGAGGCCACCGAGGACCTTGGGCAGTTCGGTCGACTTCGCGTAGACGCGGAGGCCGGGCTTCGATACGCGCTTGATGCCGGCGATCGAGGGCTCGCGGTCCGGGCCGAACTTCAGGGTGAGTGTGAGGGTCTGGCCGACTCGAGCGTCTTCGACGTTCCAACCGCTGATGTAGCCCTCGTTGGTGAGGATCTCAGCGATGTGGCCCTTGAGCTTCGAGTGCGGCATCGACACGGAATCGTGGTGTGCCGAGTTGGCGTTGCGCAGTCTGGTCAGCATGTCTGCGACCGGATCTGTCATTGTCATGTGTTTTTCCTTTGGTCACCAGGTTTCGAGCACCCGTTACACGAATGTCGACCTGTGGTGTGTATGGGGCCGGCGGCCGCCGGCCCCATGTGAGGCCGTGCTTACGCGGCGGCCTCGTTCGACTTGAACGGGAAGCCGAGCGCCTTGAGCAGCGCGCGACCCTCGTCGTCGGTCTTCGCGGTCGTGACGACGGTGATGTCGAAGCCACGAACGCGGTCGATCTTGTCCTGGTCAATCTCGTGGAACACGGACTGCTCGGTCAGACCGAAGGTGTAGTTGCCGTTTCCGTCGAACTGGCGGTCGCTCAGTCCGCGGAAGTCGCGGATGCGCGGAAGCGCGAGCGACAGAAGGCGGTCGAGGAACTCCCATGCACGGTCGCCACGGAGGGTGACGTGCGCACCGATGGGCTGACCCTCGCGCAGCTTGAACTGCGCGATGGACTTGCGCGCCTTGGTGACGACGGGCTTCTGGCCGGTGATCTTGGTCAGGTCGGCGATCGCGCCGTCGATGACCTTGCTGTCGCGAGCGGCTTCGCCGACACCCGTGTTCACGACGATCTTGACGAGGCCGGGAACCTGGTGGACGTTCGTGTAGCCGAACTGCTGCTTCAGCTGGTCGGAGATTTCCGTCTTGTACTTCTGCTTGAGGCGCGGCTGGATTTTGCCAGCGGGCGCAGCAGCTGAGGTATCTGTCATTACTTCAGGTCCTTACCAGACTTCTTGTCGTAGCGAACGCGGACCGTCTTGGAGACGCCGTCCTTCACGACTTCTTCGTTGCGGAAGCCGACCTTGACCGGCTTCTTGCTGTCGGGGTCGACGAGCGCGACGTTCGAGATGTGGATGGGCGCCTCGTGGGTCTCCAGACCGCCGGTCTTGGTTCCACGCTGCGACTGTCCCTGGCGAACGTGCTTGGTGACGTAGTTGACACCCTCCACGATCACGCGGTTCTTCTCGACGAGCACCTCGATGACACGTCCCTGCTTGCCGCGGTATCCACCGCGGTCCTGCTTCGGGCCGCTGATGACCTGAACCAGGTCACCCTTCTTGATCTTTGCTCCCATGACTTAGATAACCTCCGGTGCCAGCGAGACGATCTTCATGAACCGCTTGTCGCGGAGCTCGCGACCGACCGGTCCGAAGATACGGGTGCCGCGGGGCTCGCCGTCGTTCTTCAAGATCACTGCTGCGTTCTCATCGAACTTGATGTACGAACCGTCCTGGCGACGGGTCTGCTTCTTCGTGCGAACGATGACGGCCTTGACGACGTCGCCCTTCTTCACGTTTCCGCCGGGGATGGCGTCCTTCACGGTCGCAACGATGGTGTCACCGAGGCCCGCGTAGTGACGGCCCGATCCGCCGAGAACGCGAATCGTGAGCAGCTCCTTGGCGCCGGTGTTGTCGGCGACCTTGAGCCGTGATTCCTGCTGAATCATTTCCTACTCCTTCTCAAAGCAAGCGCGAGGCTTACTTGGCCTTCTCGAGAATCTCGACCAGGCGCCACCGCTTGGTGGCACTCAGCGGACGGGTCTCGCTGATGACCACGAGGTCGCCGATCCCGGCAAGGCCCTGCTCGTCGTGAGCCTTCACCTTGGAGCTGCGGCGGATGACCTTGCCGTACAGCGGGTGCTTCACGCGGTCCTCGACCTCGACGACGATGGTCTTCTCCATCTTGTCGCTGACGACGTAGCCGCGAAGGGTCTTGCGGTAGCCGCGGGCGGACGCAGTCGCGGCCTCGGATGCTGCTTTTGCAGTCTCAGCCATGACTAGGCCTCCTTCGTCTCGTCAGCCTCGGCGGCCTCTTCGGCAGCCTTGGCCTTCTTGCTCTTGCGGGTCTCCTTCGCGGGGACCTCGACAGGCGCCGGAGTGGCGCGGATGCCGAGCTCGCGCTCGCGGATCACCGTGTAGATGCGGGCGATGTCGCGCTTGACAGCACGGAGTCGTCCGTGGGTCTCGAGCTGACCGGTCGCCGCCTGGAAGCGAAGGTTGAAGAGTTCTTCCTTCGCCTTGCGCAGCTCGTCAACCAGTCGCTCGTCTTCGAAAGTGTCGAGCTCTGCGGGAGTGAGCTCCTTGGATCCGATCGCCATTACGCGTCGCCCTCCTCGCGCTTGATAATGCGTGCCTTGAGGGGCAGCTTGTGGATTGCGCGGCTGAGCGCCTCGCGGGCGAGCGTCTCATCGACACCCGCGACCTCGAAGAGCACGCGGCCGGGCTTGACGTTTGCGACCCACCACTCGGGCGAGCCCTTACCGGAACCCATGCGGGTCTCAGCCGGCTTCTTGGTGAGCGGGCGGTCGGGGTAGATGTTGATCCAGACCTTTCCACCACGCTTGATGTGACGGGTCATCGCGATACGAGCTGCCTCGATCTGACGGTTGGTCACGTAGGCGGGCGAGAGAGCCTGGATGCCGTACTCGCCGAAGCTGACCTTGGTGCCGCCGGTAGCCTGACCGGTGCGAACCGGACGGTGCTGCTTGCGGTACTTAACTCTGCGGGGAATCAACATGATTAAGCACTGGCTCCTTCTGCGACCGGCGCCTCAGCGGCCCGAGGGGCACGGCGGGGACGGTCGTTGCGCTCGCGGCCCGACTTGGAGCCGGCCTGCTCGCGAGCAAGTTCCTTGTTGGTGACGTCGCCCTTGTAGATCCAGACCTTCACGCCGATGCGGCCGAAGGTGGTGCGAGCCTCGTAGAAGCCGTAGTCGATGTTCGCGCGCAGAGTGTGCAGCGGAACGCGGCCCTCGCGGTAGAACTCCGAGCGGCTCATCTCGGCGCCGCCGAGACGGCCCGACACCTGGATGCGGACGCCCTTCGCGCCGGCGCGCTGTGCGCCCTGCAGGCCCTTGCGCATGGCGCGGCGGAAGGCCACACGAGCCGAGAGCTGCTCGGCGATGCCCTGCGCGACGAGCTGAGCGTCGGCCTCGGGGTTCTTGACCTCGAGGATGTTCAGCTGGATCTGCTTGCCGGTGAGCTTCTCGAGCTCACCGCGGATGCGCTCTGCCTCGGCGCCGCGGCGGCCGATGACGATGCCCGGGCGCGCCGTGTGGATGTCCACGCGGACGCGGTCGCGGGTGCGCTCGATCTCGATGCGGGACACACCGGCGCGGTCAAGCGAGGTGGTCAGAAGCTTGCGGATCTTGACGTCCTCGGCTACGTAGTCGCTGTAACGCTGGCCCGGCTTGGTGCTGTCGGCGAACCAACGCGACACGTGGTCGGTCGTGACACCAAGACGGAAGCCGTACGGGTTTACTTTCTGGCCCATTACTTGCTCGCCTTCTTTGTTGCCGTGGCTGCTCCGACCTCGTCCGGCGTCGAGAGGACAACCGTGATGTGGCTGGTGCGCTTGTTGATGCGGAAGGCGCGGCCCTGGGCGCGCGGCTGGAACCGCTTGAGGGTCGCACCCTCGTCAACGAATGCCTTGGTGATGTACAGGTCCTGCTCGTCGAGGAAGCTGTTCTCGGCGTCCGCCTTCACGCGAGCGTTGGCGATGGCCGAGGCGACCAGCTTGTAGACGGGCTCAGAAGCACCCTGCGGGGCGAACTTCAGGATGGCCAGGGCCTCCTGCGCCTGCTTGCCGCGGATCATGTTGACGACGCGGCGAGCCTTCTGGGGGGTGACGCGGATGTGTCGCACGCGTGCGATCGACTCCACCATTTCTATTCCTCCTTCACGTCACCGCGTTAGCGGCGACGGCCCTTCTTGTCGTCCTTCACGTGTCCACGGAAGGTGCGGGTCGGGGCAAACTCGCCGAGCTTGTGACCGACCATGCTCTCGGTGACGAACACCGGGATGTGCTTGCGACCGTCGTGCACCGCGATGGTGTGACCCAGCATCGCGGGCACGATCATCGAGCGGCGCGACCAGGTCTTGATGACGTTCTTGCTGTTGGCCTCGTTCGCGGTGACCACCTTGCGGAGCAGGTGTTCGTCGACGAAGGGGCCCTTCTTCAGACTGCGTGGCATCTTCTCTAACTCCTACTTACGCTTCTTGCCGGTGGGACGACGGCGAACAATGAGCTTGTCGCTCTCCTTGTTCGGGTGGCGGGTGCGGCCTTCCTTCTGGCCCCACGGGCTGACCGGGTGGCGACCACCGGAGGTCTTGCCCTCACCACCACCGTGCGGGTGGTCGACCGGGTTCATGACGACACCGCGGACGGTCGGGCGGACGCCCTTCCAGCGGCTGCGGCCGGCCTTGCCCCAGTTGATGTTCGACTGCTCGGCGTTGCCGACCTCGCCGATGGTGGCGCGGCAGCGGGCGTCGACGTTGCGGATCTCACCCGAGGGGAGGCGCAGCTGGGCGTAGGGGCCGTCCTTCGCGACGAGACGCACCGAGGCTCCGGCGGAGCGGGCGAGCTTGGCTCCCCCGCCCGGCTTCAGCTCGATCGCGTGCACGACGGTACCGGTCGGGATGTTGCGCAGCGGCAGGTTGTTGCCAGGCTTGATGTCCGCGCCCGCACCCGACTCGACGATGTCGCCCTGCTTGAGCTTCTCGGGAGCGAGGATGTAGCGCTTGGTGCCGTCCAGGAAGTGCAGCAGCGCGATGTGCGCGGTGCGGTTCGGGTCGTACTCGATGTGAGCGACCTTGGCGTTCACGCCGTCCTTGTCGTTACGACGGAAGTCGATGACGCGGTACTGGCGCTTGTGGCCACCACCGATGTGACGCGTGGTGATGCGGCCCTGGTTGTTGCGACCACCGGTCTTCGACAGCGGACGAAGCAGCGACTTCTCCGGCGTCGAGCGCGTGATCTCGGCGAACTCCGAGACGCTCGAGCCGCGGCGGCCCGGGGTCGTGGGCTTGTACTTACGAATAGCCATGTTTATCCCTGTACTCCTAGCCGACAGCCGTGAAGATGTCGATGGAACCGGACTTCAGCGTGACGATGGCGCGCTTGGTGTCCTTGCGCTTGCCGATGCCGAAGCGGGTGCGACGCGTCTTGCCCTGACGGTTCAGGGTGTTCACGGAAGCGACCTGCACGCCGAAGATCTTCTCGATGGCGAG encodes the following:
- a CDS encoding BglG family transcription antiterminator — translated: MSKDRQSSLMGLLVRSHEWLTAADLADAIGVTPRSIRSYIAALKTQAEPHTIIDSGPEGYRLNAEGYAAFRAQTGSIAPGDAPRERLYRLVRLLVDADDGVDVYDTAAALFVSDSTLEADLTRVRGLIADTGLAVRRAGSRVSLVGSELAQRRLLSRLFREESEHGMAALDAIQREFESESLGSFKTDLIAALERHGYYINDYGMDNVLLHIAIAADRAGKHQPIGDTGKSTGAEAELGGILRSLAATHFSPGLDESDIRYLSYLLATRAVAPGPESAAAAAASDYLSDDDLGRMRAIVARAAEEYLVDLSDEDFLTRLTLHVRNLLERAEDQAFSRNPLTKSIKSAYPMIYELAVFIASQLHDATGIDVNDDEIAYIAMHVGAHLHQQTRRDDLATCIIVCPNYYDMQAMLRERVAQSLGDALVVTRVIARSDVPWDRLDAEIVLTTIAPPVPAENIVRIQPFFGPGDVDRVRATLSRVRRQGRRAAIRDELLRYFDERLFVRDVSGLDEEGMIRLLGARMAELGIVDEAYVSAAIERERMSSTAFTEALAVPHAMAMTATRTSIAIAVNEHSLPWGDGRVNVVAFIAFSEAGRAQFQDVFDQFVEVFSEREDVNRIIRASRDFAGFIDELVRTMDG
- a CDS encoding aminotransferase class IV — protein: MARAFLITPLPADSADTDFEARLRPILPEERVLSIHDAGATRGDGVFETVGMTAGIVRKAEAHVERLAASAAKMDLPAPHPGQWLNAIERVARELPDTGAAVIRLVITRGLPDAGPTCWIVGQPSPAHVSERVDGVRVVLLDRGWPININSRAPWMLAGAKTLSYAPNMAALREARRRGADDVIFTSLEGFAMEGPTSSLIVRIGDTFVTPAADDGILPGTTQQELFAWLRAQGRQTASRRVLADEVRSADAAWLVSSVRLVVPVTAIDGASTHVDADLTARMNEALLAG
- the map gene encoding type I methionyl aminopeptidase, whose protein sequence is MRPVRRSIYKSPAQLRLMREPGLLTARALDAAREAVRRGVTTLEIDAIAEQTIVAGGGKPNFKMEPGYHHTLCVSVNDEVVHGIPGDRVIRPGDIVSIDCGADVGGWNGDSACTVVVPDPDRPELVAARERLSRTTEGSMWAGIARLARAAKLGEIGDAVQGYIEDNPDADGREYGIIEDYIGHGIGRSMHEEPPVFNYRVRLPGPAVKPGLVVAIEPMMVERSADTQVLDDDWTVTTVDGGMAAHWEHSVAVHKDGIWVLTAADGGAAGLAPFGVTPTPIA
- a CDS encoding adenylate kinase, whose product is MTSPSEQPGVRLLIVGPPGAGKGTQAAVIATTFGIPAISTGDIFRQNIKDGTELGKQIDAIVSTGGYVPDSLTNAIVADRLGQADAANGFLLDGYPRTADQVAELDRILAASGTALDGVVQLTADRDEVVTRLLKRAAEQGRVDDTEEVIRHRQDVYHEQTEPVIEAYRERGLVVSVDGLGTIDDVSARVLDALASRGVAVSA
- the secY gene encoding preprotein translocase subunit SecY produces the protein MFSAIARIFRTPDLRRKIGFTLGIIALYRLGSFVPTPFVDFENVQKCLAQNQGTQGLYELVNLFSGGALLQLSIFALGIMPYITASIITQLLRVVIPHFETLHKEGQAGQSKLTQYTRYLTIFLGVLQSTTLITVARSGALFGTNSSAECSSLITDDTWYAVLLMVITMTAGTGLIMWMGELITEKGIGNGMSLLIFTSIAATFPSSLWAIQQSHGFETFLLVLAIGIVIVIAVVFIEQSQRRIPVQYAKRMVGRRTYGGNSTYIPIKVNMAGVIPIIFASSLLYLPALIAQFNQPAAGQEPAAWVTWITTYLTKGDHPLYMALYFLLIVGFTYFYVAITFNPEEVADNMKKYGGFIPGIRAGRPTADYLDYVLTRVTLPGSLYLGLIALIPLIALATVGANQNFPFGGASILIIVGVGLETVKQIDSQLQQRHYEGLLR